From a region of the Bacteroidia bacterium genome:
- a CDS encoding WbqC family protein, whose product MRAVIHQPDFMPYIGFFHRLLHADQWIVFDHVQFLSNSKSWHHRDKIKSAHGERWLTVSVKKCPQKTPINEVLLSDTTDWRSDNLNLIRQDYRQSAWFNEIFPRIEKLYSTPCERLVEFNILSIEMLMEMFDVRISTVLSSSLSPEGAKNELLIDLLSKVGADEYLSGVGAKDYLRPELFDQAGIKLLIQQFTHPVYPQINGDFIPFLSSIDILFNCGIEKSSAIIRSI is encoded by the coding sequence ATGAGAGCTGTGATACATCAGCCGGATTTTATGCCTTACATTGGATTTTTCCACCGGCTTCTCCATGCTGATCAGTGGATTGTCTTTGATCATGTGCAATTCTTGTCTAATAGTAAGAGCTGGCACCATCGGGATAAGATCAAATCGGCGCATGGAGAGCGCTGGCTGACAGTTTCTGTTAAAAAATGCCCGCAGAAAACACCGATCAATGAAGTATTACTTTCGGACACCACAGATTGGAGATCGGATAATCTCAATCTGATTCGCCAGGATTATCGCCAGTCTGCTTGGTTCAATGAGATATTTCCGCGGATAGAAAAATTGTACTCAACACCTTGCGAGCGATTGGTAGAATTTAATATCTTATCGATTGAAATGCTGATGGAAATGTTTGATGTCAGAATTAGTACGGTTCTTTCAAGCTCCCTTTCTCCGGAAGGTGCAAAGAATGAGCTCTTGATAGATCTATTGTCGAAGGTAGGGGCCGACGAGTATCTGTCGGGAGTGGGAGCAAAGGATTACCTCCGGCCTGAATTGTTCGACCAGGCCGGAATCAAACTACTTATTCAACAATTCACTCATCCGGTTTATCCCCAGATCAATGGAGATTTTATCCCTTTCCTTTCTTCTATTGATATTCTTTTCAACTGCGGAATTGAAAAATCCTCGGCTATTATCAGATCAATATGA
- a CDS encoding class I SAM-dependent methyltransferase: MKFETCPICSSKDIFEYMHGVFDNPEAIVKECRTCGLQYLYPMFTDEEEDVYYRNYYESQSVRHFKSNSLKDMQDAALRLYNNYEGYYKALLENTEAVLEVGCGTGGFIKFLASTGENFLYHGVERSESNLTFLREYKHWDTITPEFFETFGDLPAGQQYDLVTAFGVLEHVRFPDQFLEELILKVRPGGRVVFNVPNKNNPLVSWLELEEFRKFTYMMQHCYTFTEESLKTLGKRHHLAVKEFNYQQVWSLDNHLSWLKNRKPHDFSRFTRLLSPETIASYNRDLIRNKETDLVSVVFNYNP; the protein is encoded by the coding sequence ATGAAATTTGAGACTTGTCCCATTTGCTCTTCGAAAGATATTTTCGAATACATGCATGGGGTGTTTGATAATCCGGAGGCCATCGTAAAAGAATGCAGAACCTGTGGCCTCCAGTATCTGTATCCCATGTTTACTGATGAGGAGGAAGATGTCTATTATCGTAATTATTATGAAAGTCAGTCTGTCCGGCATTTTAAATCGAATTCGCTGAAGGATATGCAGGACGCCGCCCTCAGACTATACAATAATTACGAGGGGTATTATAAAGCATTGCTCGAAAATACAGAAGCTGTTCTGGAAGTGGGATGTGGTACCGGAGGGTTCATTAAATTTCTGGCAAGTACAGGAGAGAATTTCCTCTACCACGGCGTGGAAAGATCGGAGTCGAATCTGACATTTCTACGGGAATACAAACATTGGGACACTATCACTCCTGAGTTTTTTGAAACCTTCGGAGATCTGCCTGCGGGACAACAATATGATCTTGTTACGGCTTTCGGTGTGCTCGAGCACGTCCGTTTCCCTGACCAATTCCTCGAAGAATTAATACTTAAAGTCAGACCAGGTGGGCGTGTGGTTTTCAATGTTCCTAATAAGAATAACCCACTTGTTTCCTGGCTTGAATTGGAAGAATTCCGGAAGTTCACTTACATGATGCAGCATTGTTACACATTCACAGAAGAATCGCTGAAGACACTGGGGAAGCGCCATCATTTAGCAGTGAAAGAATTCAATTACCAACAGGTCTGGTCTCTGGACAATCACCTTTCCTGGTTGAAGAACAGGAAACCCCACGATTTCAGCCGGTTCACGCGATTACTTTCTCCGGAAACTATAGCATCCTATAACCGCGACCTGATCCGAAACAAGGAAACAGATCTGGTATCGGTGGTATTTAACTACAATCCTTAA
- a CDS encoding SPASM domain-containing protein: MERHTPINKGNYEMDTEQRLQAFERLRGLGWEEEYADYRRKWSEYPASLYVSDYPLLLDLELASVCNLRCPMCYTITPEFRKKVNAKLMDWELYTKLIDETAGKISALRLSLRGESFLHKRFIDCIKYAKDKGIKEVSSLTSGNKFSPEFTPGVIDAGIDWITVSVDGVGDTYNRIRKPITFNEILESLKFIKKYKEERGLKKPVIKVQGIWPAIRENPQLYYDTFAPYSDLIAFNPLIDFLHREENPPYINNFTCPQHYQRLVVGADGLVMMCSNDEENTEVIGDANKHTIYEIWHGEKLSRMRSLHAKNEGFKEIPVCKKCYLPRVIDETETAKVSGRTFTIKNYLNGSQIIGKNGIS; encoded by the coding sequence ATGGAAAGACATACCCCCATCAATAAAGGAAATTATGAAATGGATACGGAACAGCGCCTGCAAGCATTTGAACGTTTGCGTGGTTTGGGATGGGAGGAAGAATACGCAGATTACAGGAGAAAATGGTCTGAATATCCGGCTTCTTTATATGTGTCGGACTATCCATTGCTCCTTGATCTGGAACTTGCTTCCGTTTGCAACCTGAGGTGCCCCATGTGTTATACCATCACTCCTGAATTCAGGAAAAAGGTGAATGCGAAGCTGATGGACTGGGAGCTTTACACTAAACTTATTGATGAAACCGCCGGAAAGATAAGCGCTCTGCGTCTGAGTCTCAGAGGTGAGTCCTTCTTACACAAGCGATTTATTGATTGTATTAAATATGCTAAAGACAAGGGAATTAAAGAGGTATCCAGCCTCACTTCCGGGAACAAGTTCAGCCCGGAATTCACCCCCGGGGTAATTGATGCAGGTATAGACTGGATCACCGTATCAGTTGACGGGGTGGGAGATACTTACAACAGGATCAGGAAACCGATCACTTTCAATGAAATACTGGAAAGTCTTAAGTTCATTAAGAAGTACAAGGAGGAACGTGGACTGAAGAAACCGGTAATTAAAGTGCAGGGTATATGGCCGGCAATCAGAGAGAACCCTCAGCTTTATTACGACACGTTCGCACCCTATTCCGATTTGATTGCCTTTAACCCGCTGATTGATTTTCTTCACCGGGAGGAGAACCCGCCCTACATTAATAATTTTACCTGCCCTCAACATTACCAGAGGCTGGTGGTTGGGGCCGACGGCCTGGTAATGATGTGTTCAAATGATGAAGAAAATACGGAAGTGATCGGTGATGCAAATAAGCATACCATATATGAAATATGGCATGGCGAAAAACTCAGCAGGATGCGAAGCCTGCATGCGAAAAATGAGGGATTCAAGGAGATCCCCGTGTGCAAGAAGTGTTATTTGCCCCGTGTGATTGATGAGACGGAAACAGCGAAGGTAAGCGGACGTACATTTACAATTAAGAATTATCTGAACGGCTCCCAGATTATTGGTAAAAATGGCATTTCATAA
- a CDS encoding methionyl-tRNA formyltransferase — MPVKIAVLFDQSNTWIKRKWEECFLEEMLPTGFDLQLFTNPEIVKSYEIVFVLGYTRILPDSFITSNALILLIHESALPEGKGFSPVQYQVLAGKNEIPVCLIEMAPELDSGDIILRDSIKLKGHELLDEIRQIQFDVTIRLLIRFLSIYPNFNREKQEGNSSVYPRRTEKDDQLILDASIADQFNHFRIADNENHPVYFMRGGIKYLLKIYKQD; from the coding sequence ATGCCAGTTAAAATTGCAGTATTATTCGACCAGAGTAATACGTGGATAAAAAGAAAATGGGAGGAATGTTTTTTAGAGGAGATGCTTCCCACGGGTTTCGATTTACAGTTGTTTACAAATCCTGAAATTGTTAAGTCATACGAAATTGTTTTTGTTCTCGGATATACCAGGATACTACCCGACTCATTTATTACAAGCAATGCGCTGATCCTCCTGATTCATGAAAGTGCACTCCCTGAAGGGAAAGGTTTTTCACCCGTTCAGTATCAGGTGTTAGCAGGTAAAAATGAAATACCGGTATGTTTAATTGAAATGGCTCCTGAATTAGATTCAGGAGATATTATCTTAAGAGATAGTATTAAGCTGAAAGGTCACGAATTGTTAGATGAAATACGCCAGATACAATTTGATGTCACAATACGACTCTTGATTCGTTTTTTAAGTATTTATCCTAATTTCAATCGAGAAAAACAAGAGGGAAATTCTTCGGTTTATCCTCGCAGAACCGAAAAAGACGATCAGTTAATACTGGATGCTTCAATTGCGGATCAATTCAATCATTTCCGAATAGCTGATAACGAGAACCATCCTGTGTATTTTATGAGAGGTGGTATAAAGTACTTATTAAAGATTTACAAGCAGGATTAA
- a CDS encoding acylneuraminate cytidylyltransferase, with amino-acid sequence MSNNPGIILQARMGSSRLPGKSMMQIGGTNLPGYILRRFKNAGSSLLIVLATTSNESDDVLAEWAIAEGIPVFRGNEQNVLDRYVTCARQFGFDPVIRLTGDNPFVDIPELNRLMQMFNEQNCDYISSHGLLPLGSGAEVFSLRALTQSLQKADRPDHFEHVNEYILQHPGEFRIGLFAMDPEKNFPDVRLTVDTMKDLKNVQSLVKHDTDPGGSILPLLKICLGSA; translated from the coding sequence TTGAGCAATAATCCGGGTATTATTCTTCAGGCACGCATGGGCTCCTCGCGTCTCCCGGGAAAATCAATGATGCAGATCGGAGGTACCAATTTACCAGGATATATCTTGCGAAGATTCAAAAATGCAGGATCATCACTGCTGATCGTTTTGGCAACAACCTCCAACGAATCGGATGACGTGTTGGCGGAATGGGCTATCGCTGAAGGAATCCCGGTTTTCAGGGGAAATGAGCAAAATGTTTTGGATCGATACGTCACATGTGCCCGACAGTTTGGTTTTGATCCTGTCATCCGGCTTACCGGGGATAATCCTTTTGTTGATATACCGGAACTGAACAGATTGATGCAAATGTTCAATGAACAGAATTGCGACTACATAAGTTCACATGGGTTGCTTCCTCTTGGATCGGGTGCTGAAGTGTTTTCCTTAAGGGCATTAACCCAATCCCTTCAGAAGGCGGATAGGCCGGATCATTTTGAACACGTGAACGAATATATTTTGCAACACCCGGGTGAATTCAGAATCGGACTATTTGCGATGGATCCGGAAAAGAATTTTCCGGATGTGAGATTAACGGTGGATACCATGAAGGATCTCAAGAATGTGCAAAGTCTGGTAAAACATGATACAGATCCTGGGGGAAGCATTCTTCCGCTTTTAAAAATATGTTTGGGGTCTGCCTAG
- a CDS encoding N-acetylneuraminate synthase family protein, translating into MKLFEKIKDGVYVIAEIGGNFITFREAALLIDAAVASGVDCIKIQTFTAERICMSTAMFDMENTGKIRQRDYFKKYEISEDIHRKIFQYIAGKGVDYLSTPSHFTDVDMLERLNAPAHKIGADDATNIPLLKYVARTGKPVLLSTGMCTLEEVRAAVNAIKEEGNDQIVVFHTVSGYPTHPRNVNLEVIPALIREFPQHPVGFSDHTVTPLASLFAAAKGARVLERHFTLDKMADGPDHMLSSTPEEMKYLVDSLKLLPLMKGVDVKQPFGPEIMNRQNNRKSLVVIKPMNKGDFFSRENLDILRPGTGIPPVMFENVIGKRCSCELPADHLLTPSDIEQ; encoded by the coding sequence ATGAAGCTTTTCGAAAAGATAAAGGATGGAGTATACGTGATCGCAGAGATCGGCGGTAATTTTATCACCTTCAGAGAAGCGGCTCTTCTCATTGATGCTGCAGTTGCGTCAGGTGTGGATTGCATCAAGATCCAGACGTTCACAGCAGAACGGATCTGTATGTCGACTGCCATGTTCGACATGGAAAATACAGGGAAAATTCGGCAACGGGATTACTTTAAAAAATACGAAATATCGGAGGACATCCATCGGAAGATATTTCAATATATTGCCGGTAAGGGAGTAGACTATCTTTCCACCCCTTCTCATTTCACGGATGTGGATATGCTGGAACGACTCAATGCGCCGGCTCATAAGATCGGAGCCGATGATGCAACAAATATTCCTCTTTTAAAATATGTGGCGCGAACCGGAAAACCCGTTTTGCTCTCTACGGGTATGTGTACGCTTGAGGAGGTAAGGGCGGCCGTAAATGCAATTAAAGAGGAAGGTAATGATCAAATCGTTGTATTTCACACTGTCAGCGGCTATCCTACCCATCCGCGAAACGTGAACCTGGAGGTGATACCAGCACTGATCAGGGAATTTCCTCAACATCCTGTCGGATTCTCGGATCATACAGTAACACCGTTAGCTTCTTTATTCGCGGCGGCGAAAGGAGCTCGGGTTCTGGAACGGCATTTTACCCTGGATAAAATGGCGGATGGACCGGATCACATGCTGTCTTCAACTCCGGAGGAAATGAAGTACCTCGTAGATTCTTTAAAGCTTCTGCCCTTGATGAAAGGAGTTGATGTGAAACAGCCGTTCGGACCCGAGATCATGAACAGGCAAAACAACCGGAAATCATTGGTGGTGATAAAGCCGATGAACAAGGGAGATTTTTTTAGCAGGGAAAACCTGGATATATTAAGGCCGGGGACCGGAATACCCCCTGTAATGTTTGAAAACGTGATCGGAAAAAGGTGTTCATGCGAACTCCCGGCGGATCACCTTTTAACTCCGTCTGATATTGAGCAATAA
- a CDS encoding nucleotidyltransferase family protein — translation MSERAVILAGGKGTRLRPYTIVFPKPLMPIGDFPILELVIRQLAENGFGHITLAVNHQAELIEAFFKDGAKWGVKIDYSLEDKPLGTMGPLKRIEDLPEDFLVMNGDVMTDLSFSSFLDRHRSSGEIFSISSYQRNQVSDYGVLDVDGEGALSGFREKPSVSFQVSMGVYAVNRKALDFIPAGSAFGFDQLMLDFLKAGKIVNVLPHNGIWLDIGRPDDYEKAIETFAESRKLLLKTT, via the coding sequence ATGTCTGAACGCGCTGTAATTCTTGCGGGTGGGAAGGGAACCCGTTTGAGACCGTATACTATCGTCTTCCCAAAACCACTGATGCCGATCGGGGATTTTCCCATTCTTGAATTGGTGATACGTCAGTTAGCAGAAAACGGTTTTGGTCACATCACCCTTGCAGTGAATCACCAGGCAGAGTTGATAGAAGCCTTCTTTAAAGACGGAGCAAAATGGGGAGTGAAGATTGACTATTCGCTGGAGGATAAGCCCCTGGGAACTATGGGGCCGCTTAAGCGCATTGAGGATCTTCCGGAGGATTTTCTTGTGATGAATGGTGATGTAATGACGGATCTTTCCTTTTCTTCCTTTCTTGATCGCCACAGATCATCCGGAGAAATTTTTTCCATTTCCTCATACCAACGTAATCAGGTTTCGGATTACGGGGTGTTAGACGTGGATGGTGAAGGCGCATTAAGCGGATTCCGGGAAAAACCCTCGGTGAGCTTCCAGGTCAGTATGGGTGTTTATGCTGTGAACAGGAAGGCGCTTGATTTTATACCGGCCGGTTCGGCATTCGGCTTCGATCAGTTGATGCTTGATTTTCTAAAGGCTGGAAAAATCGTGAACGTGTTGCCCCATAATGGGATCTGGCTGGATATTGGACGCCCGGATGATTATGAAAAGGCGATCGAAACTTTTGCCGAATCCAGGAAACTTCTGTTAAAAACAACATAA